Part of the Chthoniobacterales bacterium genome is shown below.
TCACGCGCCACAGAATATCGAGATAGGGCAACCCCGGCTTGACCATCACAATGTCGGCTCCCTCGGCGATGTCCAACTCGGTTTCGCGGAGTGCCTCCAATGCATTCGCCGGGTCCATCTGATAACTGCGACGGTCTCCAAAAAGCGGTGCGCTTTCGGCCGCCTCACGAAAAGGGCCATACATGGCGGAGCAAAATTTCGCCGCATAACTCATGATTGGAAGATGTGCGAAGTTTGCGGTATCCAGCGCACTGCGGATGGCTCCGATGCGGCCATCCATCATGTCGCTGGGCGCGATCATGTCAGCTCCGGCCCGCGCGTGAGAGACTGCGACCTTGGCGAGAATCTCGACCGATGCATCATTCAACACGGAGAACTTTCCGTGGTCCTCATGAACGATGCCGCAGTGTCCGTGCGACATATATTCGCAGAGGCATACGTCGGTAATCACAAACATTTCCGGCACAGCTTTTTTAATGGCACGGACGGCATTTTGCACAATGCCATCGGCAGCATAGGCACCTGTGGCACCGGCATCTTTTCCGGCTGGGATTCCAAATAACAACACGCCACACACTCCGGCTTTGGCAAGTGACATGACTTCCATTTCAATCTCACTCAAGGGAAGCTGAAAAATCCCGGGCATACTGACGATAGGCTTCCGTGCGCTTATGTTTTCTGAGACGAAAAGCGGTTGGATAAACTGGTTTGCCGCGAGGCGTGTTTCACTGATCATTTCGCGTAGAACGCTATTTTCCCGCAGACGGCGCGGACGTTTGATCAGTGGTAGCATGAGCTACTTATACGCGGTGAGCTGCCTGGCTCAAGGCGCGACTTCCGGCCCTGCCTGCAGAGCCGCCACGCGATACGATGGCAGTACCAGCAAACCGCCGAGTCCCCAGACCATGGTCAGCAAGGCTCCACCGAGAGAAACTAAGACGGCTGGAGCGGCTTCGACGTGACTTAAGTTTCCCAGCAGTACCGTGAACAAATGCTCGCGAACGCCAAAGCCTCCCACGCTCAGTGGCAACGCTGCGATAATGTCCACAGTCGGCATGAACGCCAGAAAATCCAGCACCGGCACCTGGACTTGGAAGGCCCGTGCCGAGCAGTAAAACGTCATGAAATAGGCGACGAACATGAAAACGGAAACGCCTGCCGCGATCAGAGCCTGCCGCCAGTGTTCAATGTATTGACGGTAGGCGGCTTCCAATTCCATCATTTGCGACCTGCCCGGGCCCCACGACGGGATGTGTTTCGCAATGCCTTTCGAGGCGACTAGCAACGAGACGGTAAAGAGAAATGCAATGGAGAAAAGATAGATGCAAATGACACGGGTCAGGCTGGCCACAGTTGGGTCCTGGCGGAGCCAGTCGAGTCGGGGTGTTATGAAAAGCAGCGAGCAAAAAATCAGGGCCATAATCCCGCTCATGCGGTCCATGGCGACCGACATGAGCGCGAGGGATTTCTTGTGACCTCTGGCCGAGAGCCAGATGACTTTCACCGCATCACCGCCAACGGCACCCACGAGAAAATTATTAAAAAACAAACCCACGAGCCCTATGCGAAAAACGTCACGCGAGTTTACTTGAAGTCCAAGCATTCTCACAAAAATGCCCCAGCGAAACAGGCCAAGAAAATTTCCGATGCCCGCAATGAGCAGTCCAGCAGCCAGCCAGCCTGGATGTGCGTGGGTGACGACTTCGATGAATTGCGCCCGGAGCTCCTGCTTGCGAAACAGCCACACCAGCAATCCCAGGCTAACCAAAACCTGGAAGATGAGGAGGAGCTTTTTTTTCATCGGTGAAGAGAGCTATCGGCAGAGTGGAGAAGAATCTAGGACAAACGATTCTCAGGGAAACGTCACGGGCGCTATTTGACTCGCCAGATTTTCTTTTGATTGGAAACCCAGCGGTCGAGGATTTCCACATCAATGGGAACGCCGCCCGCCGCCCATGGGGAAAAAGCCGGGAGAATCCAGCCACCCGACGTGCGGCAGAGAGCGGGTAGATTTTGATGAAACCCAGCTTGGTCAGAGACGAAATGAGCCGGATGCAGATGCCCGCTAAAGACGATGTCGCCAAGCTTAGTTTCAATGGATTCGTGTCCGTGATGAAAGAGCTGGCTGCCGCTGCGCCAGTGGTCGTGCAGCGGAAATGTCTTGAGCCGGCGGTCGTGATTTCCACGAATCAAAATGAGTTGCGGAATCGATTCGGCGAGAGTGGCGAGCCATTGCTTGAACGCCGCAGTTGCGGCAGGCGTATGAACCAGATCGCCTAAAAAGAGAACGACCTCTGGTCGATAATCAGTAACGAGCGAAGCGACATTCTGCTCGATGTGCCCCATTCCCAAGTCCGGAAAAAGCGCCCCGGAAGCGCGCAGGCTGAGTTCGTAACCATAATGCAAATCGGCAATCGCCAGCCAGCGTTCGGTGCAGTGAAAAAGGGCAAGGCGTGAGTCGAAAAGAAGGTTTTCGGCGACGAGAAGGCTGCTGGACATGAACGTTCACAGTTCGCCCGTCTTAAGCTGATTTTCCAGTCTGACGCGCTGAAGTTCAAATTCTTCACTGGAGTGAGTGGGCAAAAAAACCTCGCCGGGTTCGATTCGAATGGTGACTTTCGAGAAAGGCAGCGGGATGTGAAAACGGTCCCAACTTTTCAGACGGCGGCTGTTGGAAAATGCGACATGTGTCTTGAGAATGGGTGCCCCTGTTTTTTGTGCGAGAAGCAGAACGCCAGGGCTCAAGGTGTAGATCGGCCCACGTGGTCCATCCGGCGTGATGATCAAAGTGCGTCCGGCGCGGAAGTGTTCACGGAGTTCGAGCAAGGCTGCCGCGCCACGTTTTTTGCTGGAGCCTCGAACGGACTGAAGTCCAAATTGATGCATGACTTGGGCGAGAAGTTCGCCGTCGCGACTGGGACTGGTGAGGACGGTCATGGGGACCAATCCAGTTCTGGGAAACCCGGCGATGACCAGACCAAGGATTCGATTGTGCCAGACAATGCAAATAGCGGGGCCGGAAGGTGGGCCAGCCAAGAATCCATTGGGGTCTTCAATCTTCACGCGGATGGTCAGTGCCAGCAGTCGAATGAAACTCGCAATGAAACCGGCCACTCTTTTTTCCGGCAGACGAATTTTCATTCAGGCTCGATCTTCCAGCGATAGGCCTGCGGGACAGGGAGGTGGAGTTGATCCAGCACGCGATGCACCACGGTATCTGCCAGTGCGTCGAAGGTTTCCGGTCGGCTGTAGAATGAAGGCATCGCAGGCATGACGATCGCTCCAGCTTCCATCACACTCACAACGTTTCGCGCATGAATGAGACTCCACGGTGTTTCCCGCGGGACGAGAATGAGTGGCCGACGCTCCTTCAAAAAAACGTCGGCTGACCTGAGGATAAGACTCTCGCTCGTTCCGTGTGCGATTCGACTCAAAGTCCCCATGGAGCAGGGGATGATGACCATGGCGTCGAACAAGGACGACCCGCTGGCGAACGGCACATTCATGGTTTTGTCTGAGTGCTGCTCCACTCCGGACGGGACGCGTAACGAGCCAATCTCCTCGCTGACGACCTGCCGGGAATACGCACTGAGAACGAGATGAACCTCGTTAGCAGCGCAGTCGATTTGATCAAGAAGGCGTTGCAGGTAAATCGAGCCTGACGCGCCGGTGGCGGCTATGACCAGCTTCATAATTCCAGTGGCTTGGGATGTGTGGAAAGGAGTTTGATCCCATTCTCCGTGATCGTGACGACGTCCTCATGACGGACGCCGCCGAGGCCGTAATAATACAGACCGGGCTCGACCGTGAGCACCTGCCCGGGTTGGAAAACGGCCTGCGAGAAGCGAGGGATTTCGTGAATGTCCAAGCCCAGTCCATGACCCGTGCCATGGAAAAAACCGCACCAGCGATCGTTTCGCTGCTCGGTGGGATAACCGCTTTCTGTAAAGAAGGCTTTTACTTTCTCGTGCAGTTTGGCGCCATCGACGCCGGGTTTCATCGCTTTGAGCGCGAGCTTTTGTCCCCCCAGCGCGACTGTCCAGAGCTGGCGTTGCGCGTCGCTGGCGCGGCCACGGATTACGGTGCGAGTCATATCACCGAAATACCCCGTTTTGGCGTCGCGTGGGAAAATATCCAAAATGATCAGGCTGTTAGCCTTGAGCGGTCCGCTGCCGCGCTCGTGTGGATCACAAGCCTGGTTGCCACCGGCAACAATGGTGTTGGCAGGCAACCCGCCTACGCGCAAAATGGCGCTGTCAATCTCTGCGCGGAGGATTTCGGAAGTCAGTGTTTTTCCACCCCAACAAAGCGCATTGGCCTTGCCGATCTCGCTGGCTCGCAGCACTTCCATGCCTCGTGCCATTCCAGTTTCAGTGATATGAAGGGCTTGTTTGATCAACTTGAGTTCCGCCGCCGATTTGAATTCGCGTTCGGGATAAAACAAGCCGTCTTGCACATTCAGCGTGATTCCCTGGCCAACAAGAAACTGCGCCAAGCCAAGTGGAAAATCCTCTGGGACTATGGCTTTTTTCACACGCCGAGACTTCAGAAAACCAGCAACAGCATCCCGAAATGTCGGCTCTGATCCCTCTGAACTCAGCTTTTTATTGAGAGCGGACAGCGCGACGATTTCATCCACTTCAGCCTCGCGTTTTCCACGGTCGATCTCCAGATCGCTGAGCACCAAGGTGCGCCTGCCGCCTTGCTCCAGGAAAATAACCGGATCGCTGACCAGAAATTTCGTCACATATCGGAGATCGGCGGAGGTTTCGCTGGAAGCGACGATGAGACGATTTAGAGTCTTGCCCATTTCAACGGAATTTAGCTGCAACACATCCCGCGTCCAAGGGTTAAACGTAGATACTGCACATGACGAAACGATCCCGCTTCCTAGCCATCCTTGTTTGTTTCGCCGCAGGATGTTCTCCCGAGAATAAACCAATGGGAGCGCCGCCTGTTCCGGTCGAGGTCACGCGGGTTCTGCAGGAAACGGTGCCGCTCGATCTGCCTGCCATCGGATCTGCGCAAGCGCTCGCCACGGTGCAGCTCAAGGCGCGCGTGCTGGGAGAAATTACGAAAGTTCATTTTACCGAAGGCGCGGTGGTTCAGCAAGGCGATGTGCTTTTTTCCATTGATCCGAGACCGTTCGATGTGGCGATTGATCGGGCACAAGCCAACCTCGCCTCGACCCAGGTGAACGCGGCCAACGCTGAATTGCAGCTCGAACGTTACTCGGGTCTTACCGGTCAGGGGGCGGCATCCAAGGAGCAGCTCGCCCAGTATCGGACGACCGCCAATTCGCTCAAGGCCGACTTGCAGGCGCGTAAGGCCGATCTGGACGAGGCCAAACTTTCCCGCGAATGGACAGAGGTCAAATCGCCCATCACTGGCCGGATTGGCGCGGCGCTTTTTAAGGAGGGAAACATCATTCAGGCCAACACGGACATGCTGGCGGTCATCAACCAAATTCAGCCGATACACGTGACGTTTTCTCTTCCTGAAAGCGATTTGCCCGAAGTGCGTAATGCTGCGCAGAAAGGCTCCCTAACAGTGATCGTCCGGAATTCTCAAACCAACGAGGAACTCGGCCGAGGTGCTCTGGATTTCATTGAC
Proteins encoded:
- the hemB gene encoding porphobilinogen synthase, which codes for MLPLIKRPRRLRENSVLREMISETRLAANQFIQPLFVSENISARKPIVSMPGIFQLPLSEIEMEVMSLAKAGVCGVLLFGIPAGKDAGATGAYAADGIVQNAVRAIKKAVPEMFVITDVCLCEYMSHGHCGIVHEDHGKFSVLNDASVEILAKVAVSHARAGADMIAPSDMMDGRIGAIRSALDTANFAHLPIMSYAAKFCSAMYGPFREAAESAPLFGDRRSYQMDPANALEALRETELDIAEGADIVMVKPGLPYLDILWRVKEKFQLPTAVYNVSGEYAMVKAAVTNGWLDERRVVLETMTAFRRAGADLIITYWAAQIPSWLAEQK
- a CDS encoding lysylphosphatidylglycerol synthase transmembrane domain-containing protein, coding for MKKKLLLIFQVLVSLGLLVWLFRKQELRAQFIEVVTHAHPGWLAAGLLIAGIGNFLGLFRWGIFVRMLGLQVNSRDVFRIGLVGLFFNNFLVGAVGGDAVKVIWLSARGHKKSLALMSVAMDRMSGIMALIFCSLLFITPRLDWLRQDPTVASLTRVICIYLFSIAFLFTVSLLVASKGIAKHIPSWGPGRSQMMELEAAYRQYIEHWRQALIAAGVSVFMFVAYFMTFYCSARAFQVQVPVLDFLAFMPTVDIIAALPLSVGGFGVREHLFTVLLGNLSHVEAAPAVLVSLGGALLTMVWGLGGLLVLPSYRVAALQAGPEVAP
- a CDS encoding metallophosphoesterase, whose protein sequence is MSSSLLVAENLLFDSRLALFHCTERWLAIADLHYGYELSLRASGALFPDLGMGHIEQNVASLVTDYRPEVVLFLGDLVHTPAATAAFKQWLATLAESIPQLILIRGNHDRRLKTFPLHDHWRSGSQLFHHGHESIETKLGDIVFSGHLHPAHFVSDQAGFHQNLPALCRTSGGWILPAFSPWAAGGVPIDVEILDRWVSNQKKIWRVK
- a CDS encoding lysophospholipid acyltransferase family protein encodes the protein MKIRLPEKRVAGFIASFIRLLALTIRVKIEDPNGFLAGPPSGPAICIVWHNRILGLVIAGFPRTGLVPMTVLTSPSRDGELLAQVMHQFGLQSVRGSSKKRGAAALLELREHFRAGRTLIITPDGPRGPIYTLSPGVLLLAQKTGAPILKTHVAFSNSRRLKSWDRFHIPLPFSKVTIRIEPGEVFLPTHSSEEFELQRVRLENQLKTGEL
- a CDS encoding UbiX family flavin prenyltransferase, yielding MKLVIAATGASGSIYLQRLLDQIDCAANEVHLVLSAYSRQVVSEEIGSLRVPSGVEQHSDKTMNVPFASGSSLFDAMVIIPCSMGTLSRIAHGTSESLILRSADVFLKERRPLILVPRETPWSLIHARNVVSVMEAGAIVMPAMPSFYSRPETFDALADTVVHRVLDQLHLPVPQAYRWKIEPE
- a CDS encoding Xaa-Pro peptidase family protein, producing the protein MGKTLNRLIVASSETSADLRYVTKFLVSDPVIFLEQGGRRTLVLSDLEIDRGKREAEVDEIVALSALNKKLSSEGSEPTFRDAVAGFLKSRRVKKAIVPEDFPLGLAQFLVGQGITLNVQDGLFYPEREFKSAAELKLIKQALHITETGMARGMEVLRASEIGKANALCWGGKTLTSEILRAEIDSAILRVGGLPANTIVAGGNQACDPHERGSGPLKANSLIILDIFPRDAKTGYFGDMTRTVIRGRASDAQRQLWTVALGGQKLALKAMKPGVDGAKLHEKVKAFFTESGYPTEQRNDRWCGFFHGTGHGLGLDIHEIPRFSQAVFQPGQVLTVEPGLYYYGLGGVRHEDVVTITENGIKLLSTHPKPLEL
- a CDS encoding efflux RND transporter periplasmic adaptor subunit; this encodes MGAPPVPVEVTRVLQETVPLDLPAIGSAQALATVQLKARVLGEITKVHFTEGAVVQQGDVLFSIDPRPFDVAIDRAQANLASTQVNAANAELQLERYSGLTGQGAASKEQLAQYRTTANSLKADLQARKADLDEAKLSREWTEVKSPITGRIGAALFKEGNIIQANTDMLAVINQIQPIHVTFSLPESDLPEVRNAAQKGSLTVIVRNSQTNEELGRGALDFIDNMVDRDTGTIALKARLTNESEKIWPGQFVDLALRLREEKDCLVVPTTAIMDAQNGSQVLVVQENKVSLRKVDVTRTYGNLTIVRSGLKAGEMVISNGQLRVNPGAKVAPKEVAAPSEVPVLATAPNTATNS